One genomic segment of Microbacterium sp. ProA8 includes these proteins:
- a CDS encoding sugar ABC transporter permease — protein MTTSRVAAPDAAARRTRGTPLSERTFLAFLLLPGIVLLCAIVLYPLIRSLISAFFDENLLYPGMTFVGLQNIIGVLTTEFGPLLTQTLIFTVGATVAPFVIGLALALVLNQTFRGQRFLRGAFLIPWLIPGVVVSFLWMWIFDANYGVLNGILLSIGVIDSPIAWLFQTDTARVALIVAKTWNTFPWIMVMLLAALQTVPAELHEAAAMDGAGTVRRFFTVTWPHIRGVAGLVVLLEFIWNFQHFDTIFVLTGGGPAGTTNTFATEVYDTAFKGYDLGHAGALGILWMALLTILVVVYVWLSERGEKGARG, from the coding sequence ATGACCACTTCCCGCGTGGCAGCTCCCGACGCTGCCGCTCGGCGCACGCGAGGCACCCCGCTCAGCGAGCGCACCTTCCTGGCCTTCCTGCTGCTTCCCGGGATCGTGCTGCTGTGCGCGATCGTGCTGTACCCGCTCATCCGATCGCTGATCTCCGCCTTCTTCGACGAGAACCTGCTGTACCCCGGCATGACGTTCGTGGGGCTCCAGAACATCATCGGCGTCCTCACCACCGAGTTCGGCCCGCTGCTCACGCAGACCCTCATCTTCACCGTCGGGGCCACCGTGGCGCCGTTCGTCATCGGACTCGCGCTGGCACTGGTGCTCAACCAGACCTTCCGCGGTCAGCGGTTCCTCCGCGGCGCGTTCCTCATCCCCTGGCTGATCCCCGGCGTCGTCGTGTCCTTCCTCTGGATGTGGATCTTCGACGCGAACTACGGCGTGCTCAACGGCATCCTCCTGAGCATCGGGGTCATCGACAGCCCGATCGCCTGGCTGTTCCAGACGGACACCGCGCGCGTCGCGCTGATCGTCGCCAAGACGTGGAACACCTTTCCCTGGATCATGGTGATGCTCCTCGCCGCGCTGCAGACGGTCCCGGCCGAGCTCCACGAAGCGGCGGCGATGGACGGCGCCGGCACGGTGCGACGGTTCTTCACCGTCACCTGGCCGCACATCCGCGGCGTCGCCGGCTTGGTGGTGCTGCTCGAGTTCATCTGGAACTTCCAGCACTTCGACACGATCTTCGTCCTCACCGGCGGCGGACCGGCGGGTACGACGAACACCTTCGCGACCGAGGTGTACGACACCGCCTTCAAGGGATACGACCTGGGTCACGCGGGTGCGCTGGGCATCCTCTGGATGGCGCTGCTCACCATCCTCGTCGTCGTCTACGTCTGGCTCTCCGAGCGCGGCGAGAAGGGAGCCCGCGGATGA
- a CDS encoding alpha/beta hydrolase translates to MSTKTPPEPFHPDLAAVRWLPLFSAGPRTLWMFRMTPPGIQPQPDVDVSTVPFRTPAGERPYRVFRPRQEPGSAAAAPVPALFWIHGGGLVLGTPQQDDGTNLALARELGIAVFSASYRLAPEHPAPAALDDLVEGFREVVARAAEFGVDPTRIAVGGASAGGGLAAGLAQRLHDEGGPQPVFQLLAYPMLDDRTALRDDIDTRHLRMWSPASNRFAWSAYLGADADPPDGAADAGIRSSVVPARREDLHGLPPAWIGVGTLDLFHDEDVAYADRLVAAGVPCELSVVPGAFHGFDAVFRKAGVSRAFHAEWARVLRGALQLEPETTG, encoded by the coding sequence GTGTCGACGAAGACCCCACCCGAACCCTTCCACCCCGACCTCGCCGCCGTGCGATGGCTGCCGCTCTTCAGCGCCGGACCCCGCACCCTGTGGATGTTCCGGATGACTCCACCCGGCATTCAGCCGCAACCCGACGTCGACGTCTCGACGGTGCCCTTCCGCACGCCTGCAGGCGAACGACCCTACCGGGTCTTCCGGCCGCGGCAGGAGCCCGGCTCGGCGGCGGCAGCACCGGTGCCGGCGCTGTTCTGGATCCACGGCGGCGGGCTCGTCCTCGGCACACCGCAGCAGGACGACGGCACCAACCTCGCCCTCGCGCGCGAGCTCGGAATCGCCGTGTTCTCGGCGTCGTACCGCCTGGCACCCGAGCATCCGGCGCCTGCGGCACTCGACGACCTCGTCGAGGGGTTCCGCGAGGTCGTCGCCCGTGCTGCCGAATTCGGTGTCGACCCGACCCGTATCGCCGTCGGCGGCGCGAGTGCCGGAGGGGGCCTCGCTGCGGGACTCGCGCAGCGGCTGCATGACGAGGGAGGCCCCCAGCCCGTGTTCCAGCTGCTGGCCTATCCGATGCTCGACGACCGCACGGCGCTGCGCGACGACATCGATACGCGTCACCTCCGGATGTGGTCGCCCGCGAGCAATCGGTTCGCGTGGTCGGCCTATCTCGGCGCGGACGCCGATCCGCCGGACGGTGCCGCGGATGCCGGCATCCGCTCGTCCGTCGTTCCGGCGCGGCGCGAAGACCTGCACGGGCTGCCGCCGGCGTGGATCGGGGTGGGCACGCTCGACCTCTTCCACGACGAGGACGTCGCGTACGCGGATCGGCTGGTCGCAGCCGGCGTGCCGTGCGAGCTCTCCGTCGTGCCGGGGGCGTTCCACGGCTTCGACGCGGTGTTCCGCAAGGCCGGGGTGTCGCGGGCCTTCCATGCCGAGTGGGCGCGCGTGCTGCGCGGCGCACTCCAGCTCGAGCCGGAGACCACCGGCTGA
- a CDS encoding CoA pyrophosphatase — MRAEPTTRSARAQLAALADPTGDRRPLIDLPPQPSARPAAVLMLFGVLDAFPSGHDAEAQAVSRDLDVLLLSRATTLRAHPGQVAFPGGRLDPGDDGPVAAALREAREETGLDPAGVDVLGELTDISLAFSRHLVTPVLGWWRHPSPVRVVDEAESAAVFRAPVADLLDPANRGVTVIRRDGQEWRGPGFLVRHATGEHLVWGFTGMVLDGLFDRLGWSEPWDDTRELPLVLPG, encoded by the coding sequence ATGCGCGCCGAACCGACCACCCGGAGCGCGCGGGCGCAACTCGCCGCCCTCGCCGATCCCACAGGCGACCGCAGACCGTTGATCGACCTGCCGCCGCAGCCGAGTGCCCGCCCGGCCGCCGTGCTCATGCTCTTCGGCGTCCTCGACGCGTTTCCCAGCGGTCACGACGCCGAGGCGCAGGCGGTGTCGCGCGATCTCGACGTGCTGCTCCTGTCGCGTGCGACGACGCTGCGGGCGCATCCCGGGCAGGTCGCCTTCCCCGGTGGGCGTCTCGACCCGGGCGACGACGGGCCGGTCGCGGCAGCGCTCCGTGAAGCCCGCGAAGAGACCGGCCTCGACCCTGCCGGCGTCGACGTGCTCGGCGAGCTCACCGACATCTCCCTCGCGTTCTCGCGGCACCTCGTGACGCCGGTGCTGGGCTGGTGGCGGCATCCGTCTCCCGTCCGCGTCGTCGACGAGGCCGAATCCGCCGCCGTGTTCCGGGCCCCCGTCGCCGACCTGCTGGACCCGGCCAACCGCGGCGTGACGGTGATCCGCCGCGACGGGCAGGAATGGCGCGGCCCGGGATTCCTCGTGCGGCATGCGACGGGGGAGCACCTCGTCTGGGGCTTCACCGGAATGGTGCTCGACGGGCTGTTCGACCGCCTCGGGTGGAGCGAGCCGTGGGATGACACCCGCGAGCTGCCCCTCGTGCTGCCGGGATGA
- a CDS encoding DUF2510 domain-containing protein, with protein sequence MATQPAPGWYDDGSGKQRWWDGTHWTEEYIDLRAPDIELRTDAGPAAAGPALPGWYDDQRGRTRWWDGRRWTADVRYSGQEQDFAGIVIDGRWIHFGDLSQPVAEVEASIDSGDALLRRPAFTRAAVERRMFGANGPITPRTINRAISRMAPHVVIAGAHVWVAPYATAHETEARRFIAWVNTSAQHYRYR encoded by the coding sequence ATGGCGACGCAACCCGCACCCGGGTGGTACGACGACGGCTCGGGCAAGCAGCGCTGGTGGGACGGCACGCATTGGACCGAGGAATACATCGATCTGCGCGCGCCCGACATCGAATTGCGGACGGATGCCGGACCCGCCGCGGCCGGACCGGCGCTGCCCGGCTGGTACGACGACCAGCGCGGACGCACGCGGTGGTGGGATGGACGCCGCTGGACGGCCGATGTGCGCTACAGCGGTCAGGAGCAGGACTTCGCCGGCATCGTCATCGATGGGCGATGGATCCACTTCGGCGACCTGAGCCAGCCGGTCGCCGAGGTCGAGGCATCCATCGACTCCGGCGATGCGCTGCTGCGGCGTCCTGCCTTCACGCGAGCGGCCGTCGAGCGGCGGATGTTCGGCGCGAACGGACCCATCACGCCGCGCACCATCAACCGCGCGATCAGCCGCATGGCGCCGCACGTGGTGATCGCGGGCGCGCACGTGTGGGTCGCGCCCTACGCCACCGCGCACGAGACGGAGGCCCGGCGCTTCATCGCCTGGGTCAACACGAGCGCGCAGCACTACCGGTACCGCTGA
- a CDS encoding carbohydrate ABC transporter permease produces MTTITATPITVLAEEAPPPGARRRRRRVRWGTWITLAVISLFGFAPVYWLLATSLTPSDQVFAFPPTLFPKEVTFSHYATVFGNEAIFVYFRNSVIVSVITAVLSVIVSMYMGYAFSKYRFAGRKSLMYFVLSSQMFPQALLLVTLYLVFAQFGLLNTYLALILSFTTFTLPLCVWMLKGFFDALPDDLIEAARIDGAGPWRIFHSIVLPLAAPGLVAAGLFAFVRGWNDFIFALTLAGPDRQTLPPGLVNTFISEASTSWPALMAASLVVSVPVCIAFILLQRFLVGGITAGAVKG; encoded by the coding sequence ATGACCACCATCACCGCCACACCCATCACGGTCCTCGCCGAGGAGGCGCCGCCTCCCGGCGCCCGGCGTCGGCGCCGCCGCGTCCGTTGGGGAACCTGGATCACTCTGGCCGTGATCTCGCTCTTCGGATTCGCGCCCGTGTACTGGCTCCTCGCCACCTCGCTCACGCCCAGCGATCAGGTGTTCGCGTTCCCGCCGACGCTGTTCCCCAAAGAGGTGACGTTCTCCCACTACGCGACGGTGTTCGGAAACGAGGCGATCTTCGTCTACTTCCGCAACAGCGTGATCGTGTCGGTGATCACCGCCGTGCTCTCGGTGATCGTGTCGATGTACATGGGCTATGCGTTCTCGAAGTACCGCTTCGCGGGCCGCAAGTCGCTCATGTACTTCGTGCTGTCGAGCCAGATGTTCCCTCAGGCGCTGCTGCTCGTGACGCTCTACCTCGTCTTCGCACAGTTCGGCCTGCTGAACACCTACCTCGCACTCATCCTCTCGTTCACCACCTTCACGCTCCCGCTGTGCGTCTGGATGCTGAAGGGCTTCTTCGATGCGCTCCCCGACGACCTGATCGAAGCGGCGCGCATCGACGGCGCAGGCCCGTGGCGCATCTTCCACTCGATCGTCCTTCCGCTCGCCGCTCCTGGACTGGTCGCGGCAGGGCTGTTCGCCTTCGTGCGCGGGTGGAACGACTTCATCTTCGCGCTCACCCTTGCCGGCCCCGACCGGCAGACCCTTCCCCCAGGCCTCGTCAACACCTTCATCTCGGAGGCGAGCACGTCGTGGCCCGCGCTCATGGCGGCCTCGCTCGTGGTCTCGGTGCCCGTCTGCATCGCCTTCATCCTCCTCCAGCGCTTCCTCGTCGGCGGGATCACCGCCGGTGCGGTCAAGGGCTGA
- a CDS encoding PPOX class F420-dependent oxidoreductase codes for MPSVDDILPADRRHLLELPVYAHLGTIRPDDTVQVNPMWFEFDGEHVRFTHTNYRQKYRNLQHNPSMSLSMVDPEHPFHYLEVAGRLVEVVPDPEGAFYVRLQNRYGNSSQTPPRDKADRVILVMSIERATKQ; via the coding sequence ATGCCTTCCGTCGACGACATCCTCCCCGCTGACCGACGCCACCTCCTCGAACTCCCGGTGTATGCGCACCTCGGAACCATCCGGCCGGACGACACCGTGCAGGTGAACCCCATGTGGTTCGAGTTCGACGGCGAGCACGTCCGGTTCACCCACACGAACTACCGGCAGAAGTACCGCAACCTCCAGCACAACCCGTCGATGTCGCTGTCGATGGTCGACCCCGAGCACCCCTTCCACTACCTGGAGGTGGCCGGCCGGCTGGTCGAGGTCGTCCCCGACCCGGAGGGCGCTTTCTACGTGCGACTCCAGAACCGCTACGGCAACTCGAGCCAGACGCCGCCGCGCGACAAGGCGGACCGTGTGATCCTCGTCATGTCGATCGAGCGCGCGACGAAGCAGTAG
- the erm gene encoding 23S ribosomal RNA methyltransferase Erm, with translation MRNRSVHGGRHELGQNFLTHRPTIHSIVELVADTRGPILEIGAGDGALTVPLAGLGRDLEAIDIDEQRVERLRRRLPHARIAHADALRHPLDRPVLVGNVPYHLTTPILRRLLTRDRWRHAVLLTQWEVARKRAGVGGGTMMSAQAAPWFEFAVHGRVPARHFRPMPSVDGGILGITRRGSPLIDPRDRAAYDRFVREVFTGRGGDLAAIVQRSSGLGRPRVRRALADLGVGAGALPRDLRPAQWAGLWEAVRS, from the coding sequence ATGCGAAACCGTTCCGTACACGGTGGCCGGCACGAACTCGGCCAGAACTTCCTCACCCACCGCCCGACGATCCACAGCATCGTCGAACTCGTCGCCGACACCCGCGGGCCGATCCTCGAGATCGGCGCCGGTGACGGTGCGCTCACCGTTCCCCTCGCCGGCCTCGGTCGCGATCTCGAAGCGATCGACATCGACGAGCAGCGCGTTGAGCGGCTGCGCCGACGGCTGCCCCACGCGCGGATCGCCCACGCCGACGCGCTCCGGCATCCGCTCGACCGGCCGGTGCTGGTCGGCAACGTGCCGTACCACCTGACGACGCCGATCCTGCGCCGCCTGCTCACCCGAGACCGGTGGCGGCACGCCGTGCTCCTCACCCAGTGGGAGGTCGCCCGCAAGCGCGCGGGAGTCGGCGGGGGCACCATGATGAGCGCCCAGGCAGCACCGTGGTTCGAGTTCGCGGTGCACGGCCGCGTGCCCGCTCGGCACTTCCGCCCCATGCCGAGCGTCGACGGCGGCATCCTCGGCATCACCCGGCGCGGCTCGCCGCTCATCGATCCGCGCGACCGCGCGGCATACGACCGATTCGTGCGCGAGGTCTTCACCGGGCGCGGCGGCGACCTCGCCGCGATCGTGCAGCGTTCCTCGGGGCTCGGCCGGCCTCGTGTGCGGCGGGCGCTCGCGGATCTGGGTGTCGGTGCCGGCGCCCTGCCGCGCGACCTGCGCCCGGCTCAGTGGGCCGGGCTGTGGGAGGCCGTGCGGTCATGA
- a CDS encoding dihydrofolate reductase family protein, with the protein MSPVVATMSISLDGIGAGVNQTEERPFGEVPENALHRWMFETPDENRAEMEAIVAAGAFIMGRNMFGPVRGEWDRDWRGWWGPNPPYHRPVFVLTHYPRASIEMDGGTTFHFVTDGIHAALDRARDAAGELPIHVAGGPSTTNAYLAAGLIDELALQISPSVVGGGLRLLEGVGPLELEQISGRSTSLVTHV; encoded by the coding sequence ATGTCACCTGTCGTCGCCACGATGTCGATCTCACTCGATGGGATCGGCGCCGGTGTGAACCAGACCGAGGAGCGCCCGTTCGGCGAGGTGCCCGAGAACGCGCTGCACCGGTGGATGTTCGAGACTCCCGACGAGAACCGTGCCGAGATGGAGGCGATCGTCGCGGCCGGCGCGTTCATCATGGGGCGCAACATGTTCGGCCCCGTCCGCGGTGAGTGGGACCGCGACTGGCGCGGCTGGTGGGGGCCGAACCCGCCGTACCACCGCCCCGTCTTCGTGCTGACCCACTACCCGCGCGCGTCGATCGAGATGGACGGCGGGACGACGTTCCACTTCGTCACCGACGGCATCCACGCGGCGCTCGATCGGGCGCGCGATGCTGCGGGCGAGCTGCCCATCCACGTCGCGGGCGGCCCGTCGACGACCAACGCCTATCTCGCGGCAGGGTTGATCGACGAGCTGGCGCTGCAGATCTCGCCGAGCGTCGTCGGTGGCGGACTGCGGCTGCTGGAGGGCGTCGGACCCCTCGAGCTGGAGCAGATCTCGGGACGATCGACATCGCTCGTGACCCATGTGTGA
- a CDS encoding extracellular solute-binding protein — protein sequence MANDISRRSLLRYSVLGLGGAALLGLAGCSTGVAGAPVTTPGAAEPTDFAFASWSLSEEAAKPTIEAALKSFSSAEGISIDTSAYPYNEYLNQLTLQVRGGQFSGAAQLDVAWLSALAALGKLTDLSAYTGGRGYTDAALGAGTSGGKQLGLPWTIGAIGLIGNAELFDKAGASLTPGTIDEFEDGLRALKGIGVIPYAASTKAAQLKDIVVWMQTFGSPIIEDGKSTIGDDASVEAVEWYKKLYDDGLIAADVDRAAARTLFSQGATALYDDAPVGKSSVVSQSPDATLGDKMTPIARPVLKAGSTPQHVLWGHLVVVVDGEGAGTAADFAQWLTSDPEQSEEYFAALGLPPTTEAALASDTVTANAFVQAFTETVTSTAKSSPLWEYPSYAQMETAIAEQVQAVLIGQKSASDAMKTAGDTITGLI from the coding sequence ATGGCAAACGACATCTCGCGGCGGTCTCTGCTGCGCTACTCCGTGTTGGGGCTCGGCGGGGCCGCTCTGCTCGGCCTCGCGGGCTGCTCGACCGGAGTCGCCGGCGCCCCGGTCACGACGCCCGGCGCAGCGGAGCCGACAGACTTCGCGTTCGCGTCCTGGAGCCTGTCCGAGGAGGCGGCCAAACCCACGATCGAGGCGGCGCTCAAGAGCTTCTCGAGCGCCGAGGGCATCTCGATCGACACCAGCGCGTACCCGTATAACGAGTACCTCAATCAGCTCACCCTGCAGGTTCGGGGCGGGCAGTTCTCGGGTGCGGCACAGCTCGACGTCGCGTGGCTGTCGGCCCTCGCGGCACTGGGAAAGCTGACCGACCTCTCCGCATACACCGGCGGCCGCGGCTACACGGATGCCGCACTGGGCGCCGGCACGTCGGGCGGCAAGCAGCTCGGACTCCCCTGGACCATTGGCGCGATCGGTCTCATCGGCAACGCTGAGCTGTTCGACAAGGCGGGAGCCTCGCTCACGCCCGGAACGATCGACGAGTTCGAGGACGGCCTCCGCGCGTTGAAGGGCATCGGAGTGATCCCGTACGCCGCGAGCACCAAGGCCGCGCAGCTGAAGGACATCGTCGTGTGGATGCAGACGTTCGGCTCGCCGATCATCGAGGACGGGAAGTCGACGATCGGTGACGACGCGTCGGTCGAGGCTGTCGAGTGGTACAAGAAGCTGTACGACGACGGCCTGATCGCGGCCGACGTCGACCGCGCGGCGGCCCGCACCCTCTTCTCACAGGGCGCGACCGCACTCTACGACGATGCGCCGGTCGGCAAGTCGTCGGTGGTTTCGCAGTCACCCGATGCCACGCTCGGCGACAAGATGACCCCCATCGCGCGACCCGTCCTCAAGGCGGGATCCACGCCTCAGCACGTGCTGTGGGGCCACCTCGTCGTCGTCGTCGACGGCGAGGGCGCCGGCACCGCCGCCGACTTCGCGCAGTGGCTCACGAGCGACCCTGAGCAGAGCGAGGAGTACTTCGCGGCACTCGGGCTGCCCCCGACCACCGAAGCGGCACTGGCATCCGACACGGTCACCGCGAACGCGTTCGTCCAGGCCTTCACCGAAACCGTCACGTCCACCGCGAAGTCGAGCCCGCTGTGGGAGTACCCGTCCTACGCGCAGATGGAGACGGCGATCGCCGAGCAGGTCCAAGCGGTCCTGATCGGCCAGAAGTCGGCATCCGACGCGATGAAGACCGCCGGCGACACGATCACAGGCCTTATCTGA
- a CDS encoding IclR family transcriptional regulator: MAVDKGANQSVEKAISVLESFASGEPMRVGDVARAAGIGQSTASRLLATLEAGGLVERDAQTTLYFLGSELLTLAGIAINQNRVHRVGRQIAQGLAGKLGLGVNLALLRGAELIYLCNFEGPLSPKSHTLMGQRVPLHATSIGKSTLVGTSRDSRHALLPELVGYTEATITTHETLDREVALIARRGYATEVEEFVLGRASVAAPILDQSGRIVAAVSISGPRSTIDLETREAELGRIVIETADRISSGLGYQGPAG, encoded by the coding sequence ATGGCTGTTGACAAGGGCGCGAACCAGAGCGTGGAGAAGGCGATCTCCGTGCTCGAGTCCTTCGCGAGCGGTGAGCCGATGCGCGTGGGCGACGTCGCCCGGGCGGCCGGAATCGGTCAGTCGACCGCGTCCCGCCTGCTCGCCACCCTCGAGGCCGGCGGCCTGGTCGAGCGCGATGCACAGACGACGCTCTACTTCCTGGGCTCGGAGCTGCTGACGCTGGCAGGCATCGCGATCAACCAGAATCGCGTGCATCGGGTCGGTCGTCAGATCGCCCAGGGGCTTGCCGGCAAGCTCGGTCTCGGCGTCAATCTCGCGCTGCTGCGCGGCGCCGAGCTCATCTATCTCTGCAACTTCGAGGGTCCGCTCTCACCCAAATCGCACACCCTGATGGGGCAGCGGGTGCCGTTGCACGCCACCAGCATCGGGAAGTCGACCCTCGTCGGCACATCGCGCGATTCCCGTCACGCCCTGCTCCCCGAGCTCGTCGGCTACACCGAGGCGACCATCACCACTCACGAGACTCTGGACAGGGAGGTCGCCCTGATCGCCCGCCGCGGATACGCGACCGAGGTCGAGGAGTTCGTGCTCGGCCGGGCGTCGGTGGCGGCGCCGATCCTCGACCAATCCGGACGGATCGTCGCGGCGGTCTCCATCTCGGGGCCGCGATCGACCATCGATCTCGAGACCCGTGAGGCGGAGCTCGGCCGGATCGTCATCGAGACCGCGGACCGCATCAGCTCCGGCCTCGGGTACCAGGGTCCCGCCGGCTGA
- a CDS encoding GNAT family N-acetyltransferase, producing MTPRTLADGAVLREARPGDEPGILACIRALAVYEREPDAVENTVEALEDALFGDEPRVFAHVVERDGEIVGIAIWFVTYSTWTGRHGLWLEDLFVDPSRRAFGYGKALLASLAGVCVERGYSRFEWTVLDWNEPALGFYRSIAAEPMGDWTTQRVTGEALAALAATLDA from the coding sequence GTGACTCCTCGTACTCTCGCCGATGGCGCCGTCCTTCGTGAGGCCCGCCCGGGCGACGAGCCGGGGATCCTGGCGTGCATTCGTGCGCTGGCGGTGTACGAGCGCGAGCCGGACGCCGTCGAGAACACGGTGGAGGCGCTCGAAGACGCGCTGTTCGGCGACGAGCCGCGGGTCTTCGCGCACGTCGTGGAGCGGGACGGCGAAATCGTGGGCATCGCGATCTGGTTCGTCACCTACTCCACGTGGACGGGGCGGCACGGCCTGTGGCTCGAGGACCTCTTCGTCGACCCGAGCCGGCGCGCCTTCGGCTACGGCAAGGCGCTGCTCGCGTCGCTGGCGGGCGTGTGCGTCGAGCGCGGGTACTCGCGCTTCGAGTGGACGGTGCTCGACTGGAACGAGCCCGCGCTCGGCTTCTACCGCTCGATCGCCGCGGAGCCGATGGGTGACTGGACGACGCAGCGCGTCACCGGAGAGGCGCTCGCCGCACTCGCGGCGACGCTCGACGCCTGA
- a CDS encoding crosslink repair DNA glycosylase YcaQ family protein: MTPHRLPRDQARRIVVRAQLLDAERPGDVVEVAEQLGYIKIDPTATIAPCEHTVLWSRIGWSYEPGQLRKVVEDDRLLFEFDGTFRPMSVLPLMLPGMRHWPQRESSRQWLEANAGFRADVLARLRAEGPLLASDIPDTAQVSRAPDGWSGTNQVPHMLDFLLRQGEVAIVGREGRRRRWDLAERVYPRSVPAYDDEEAARLLAERRLQSAGLAKPHRYWSGVAKDTGEPAVVEGSTTAYRVDPEALAALDDDDAGGRVAFLNPYDSLLFDRRRLEELFEFTYVLEQFKPKAQRRYGFFAHPILMGDRFVGMLDAEVDRDREVLQVNAVHEFLPFEPEESDMVRAEIAELAEWLGVSVTGLP; this comes from the coding sequence ATGACCCCGCATCGGCTCCCCCGCGATCAGGCGCGCCGCATCGTGGTGCGCGCGCAGCTGCTCGACGCCGAGCGACCGGGCGACGTCGTCGAGGTCGCCGAGCAGCTCGGGTACATCAAGATCGACCCCACCGCGACGATCGCGCCGTGCGAGCACACCGTGCTCTGGTCGCGCATCGGCTGGTCGTACGAGCCCGGTCAGCTGCGCAAGGTCGTCGAGGACGACCGTCTGCTGTTCGAGTTCGACGGCACCTTCCGCCCGATGAGCGTGCTCCCGCTGATGCTGCCGGGCATGCGGCACTGGCCGCAGCGCGAGAGCAGCCGGCAGTGGCTCGAGGCGAACGCGGGGTTCCGCGCCGACGTCCTCGCCCGCCTGCGCGCCGAGGGACCCCTGCTCGCGAGCGACATCCCCGACACCGCGCAGGTGAGCCGGGCACCCGACGGCTGGTCGGGGACGAATCAGGTGCCGCACATGCTGGACTTCCTGCTGCGCCAGGGCGAGGTGGCCATCGTCGGGCGCGAGGGTCGTCGCCGCCGGTGGGATCTCGCCGAGCGCGTCTACCCGCGGAGCGTGCCCGCGTACGACGACGAGGAGGCCGCACGGCTGCTCGCGGAGCGCCGCCTGCAGTCGGCCGGGCTGGCCAAGCCGCACCGGTACTGGAGCGGCGTCGCGAAAGACACCGGGGAGCCTGCCGTCGTCGAAGGCAGCACGACGGCGTACCGCGTCGATCCCGAGGCGCTCGCTGCGCTCGACGACGACGATGCGGGCGGACGAGTGGCGTTCCTCAATCCCTACGACAGCCTGCTGTTCGATCGCCGACGCCTCGAGGAGCTGTTCGAGTTCACGTACGTGCTCGAGCAGTTCAAGCCGAAGGCCCAGCGCCGCTACGGCTTCTTCGCCCATCCGATCCTGATGGGCGACCGTTTCGTCGGGATGCTCGACGCCGAGGTCGACCGCGATCGCGAGGTGCTCCAGGTGAACGCGGTGCACGAGTTCCTCCCCTTCGAGCCGGAGGAGTCCGACATGGTGCGCGCCGAGATCGCCGAGCTGGCCGAATGGCTCGGCGTATCCGTGACCGGACTGCCGTGA
- a CDS encoding LLM class F420-dependent oxidoreductase, with protein MTRFGYTLMGEQSGPRELVRYAQAAEDAGFDFEVSSDHYSPWLVSQGHSPHAWTVLGAVAHATSRVELMTYVTCPTMRYHPAVVAQKAATLQLLSEGRFILGVGSGESLNEHVVGQGWPSVDTRQEMLVEAIEIIRELHTGDLITYVGEHFRVDSARIWDVPDSPVEIGVAVSGEEGIEAFAPLADHLIAVEPQVELVEQWDEARGAEGAEGVSRKIGQVPVSWDPDKDAAVQRAHDQFRWFGGGWPVNAELPTPASFAAASQFVRPEDVAGSIACGPDLDELAESVRPFLDAGFTDIAIVQIGDEQQERFLAEVAEPLLERMRALG; from the coding sequence ATGACACGATTCGGATACACGCTGATGGGCGAGCAGAGCGGTCCTCGAGAGCTGGTCCGCTACGCACAGGCAGCGGAGGACGCCGGCTTCGACTTCGAGGTGTCGAGCGACCACTACTCGCCGTGGCTGGTCAGCCAAGGCCATTCCCCGCACGCCTGGACGGTCCTCGGAGCGGTCGCGCACGCGACATCCCGAGTGGAGCTCATGACCTACGTGACCTGCCCCACCATGCGCTACCACCCCGCCGTCGTCGCCCAGAAGGCGGCGACGCTGCAGCTGCTGAGCGAAGGCCGGTTCATCCTGGGCGTCGGGTCGGGCGAGAGCCTCAACGAGCACGTCGTCGGGCAGGGCTGGCCGAGCGTCGACACGCGCCAGGAGATGCTCGTCGAGGCGATCGAGATCATCCGCGAGCTGCACACGGGCGACCTCATCACGTACGTCGGCGAGCACTTCCGGGTGGATTCGGCCCGGATCTGGGACGTGCCCGACTCCCCCGTCGAGATCGGCGTCGCCGTCTCGGGCGAGGAGGGGATCGAGGCCTTCGCCCCGCTCGCCGATCACCTGATCGCCGTGGAGCCGCAGGTCGAGCTCGTCGAGCAGTGGGACGAAGCGCGTGGCGCCGAGGGCGCCGAGGGCGTGTCGCGCAAGATCGGCCAGGTGCCGGTGTCGTGGGATCCCGACAAGGATGCCGCGGTGCAGCGCGCGCACGACCAGTTCCGGTGGTTCGGCGGCGGGTGGCCGGTGAACGCCGAGCTGCCCACGCCGGCGAGCTTCGCTGCGGCGAGCCAGTTCGTCCGGCCGGAGGACGTCGCCGGGTCCATCGCCTGCGGCCCCGACCTCGACGAGCTCGCCGAGAGCGTGCGGCCGTTCCTCGACGCCGGCTTCACCGACATCGCCATCGTGCAGATCGGGGACGAGCAGCAGGAGCGATTCCTGGCGGAGGTCGCCGAGCCGCTCCTTGAGCGGATGCGCGCGCTCGGCTGA